The Brassica napus cultivar Da-Ae chromosome C7, Da-Ae, whole genome shotgun sequence genomic interval TGGATAAAATAACTATACTATACTATACAATAGAATAATATAGGGGATTCGTGAAATAAAAATTACGAGGGAAAAACATTATCCCAATCAATGGGCTACAATAAGCGGATACATTTAACACTGTGAACCagaataattattatattgtcCAAAAGAAGTTAGAAGACAGTGAAGGGACAACAGAGCTCAGCTCTctataagtgtactttgaatCAAAAGTAATTTACAGAAGTTGATCAacttacattttaatatatttaatctgGTCTTCGCTGGATCAAGTTGTCATCTTCCAATTCCTTACCAatctttcaaattttattagGGATATTCTTGGAATCATCTTATTTTCCCTTTTTCAGAATTGGCTtcctattaaaaaaatcatcatattTTCCCTGAGTTTCattcatacttcttcttaatatGCATAACATGCTTCTTCTTAATATGCATAACATGCATGTGTCCACACGGTTTTATGATTCGTATCCtcaaaagtattttttaaattactcaaagaaccaaaaaaaaagtatattctAAATTATGGCAAAATAGATctaaactttcctaaaataataAGTAGACGCGTCTCTGCTTTTCAAATTAGCCTTTATGTTTTGAATAGaatgggaatgtagagtttcaaattttcaatggTAACCTAAAATTGACCTAGATAAAATAATCATCATAATGACAAACTTTATCAAATTATCGAGCAGAAGTAATAAACTCGATGAATTCTGTGTAAGAGAACATTTTAACGGTTAAAATTTAGGTTTTAAagcttaaattttaatttttagacaaGATATTTTCATggtctatatttttaaaaaagagtctagttttttatcttaaatttgATACTACTTTTCAAATTAATGGCTAAAAATTGCATTTTTATTTGTTGAAGCTAGAAATAATAagaaactaggataagacatgcgtTTTGCGCAgtgtgagtttatttgtatatattatcgatagtttcttttatgtatttgatcattttatttatatataaaaaatattttttgttgttattatataatttctttccgatggatcggatcaatttttattaaaaataatggaacaaaactataattaatacatcatgggttgatcggattgaacattaaacaaattatgacataaaaaccttattttttccatcgaacacattcttaaaaaaagtgaacagtattgttttcacagttgaattattttgaattttatctttcatatggttttcaaatcaaccatcgaattgatacatgtcatttcaatgtttttagtcgtatacttaaggaaaacttacatttttgtaatttaaagtcgttttaaaaaattcaaaatataacatataagaaaaaatctaacatataagaaaaatataacatataaggtgtcctcatttttgtattttaaagtcgtttttttaaaaaatataacatataaggtttcctcatttttgtaatttaaagtcattttaaaaaattcaaaatataacatataataaaaaatctaatttttgtattatatggttaatgtgattgtttatttttttaataatataaaattaaccaaaatgaagaaggatgcaaaaattgttatcaaatctttattactcataatcattaattgccatatatgtgtaaatcatattaggtaatttcatagcttttatttagggaaagaatatacacttcttatattttaggttaatataatgttctctagtggacattaaacaaattatgacataaaaaccttatttttccctcgaacacattcttgaaaaagtgaacaatattgttttcacagttgaattattttgacttttatcttacatatggttttgaaaactttcaaatcaaccatcgaactgatacatgtcattttaatgtttttagtcgtatacttaaggaaaacttacatttttgtaatttaaattcgttttaaaaaattcaaaatataacatttaagaaaaaatataacatataagaaaaatataacatataaggtgtcctcatttttgtattttagagtcgttttaaaaaaaatataacatatcaggtttcctcatttttgtaatttaaagtcatttaaaaaaattcaaaatataacatataagaaaaaaactaatttttttattatatggttaatgtgattgtttatttttttaataatataaatttaaacaaaaatgaagaaggatgcaaaaattgttatcatatctttattattcataatcattaattgcaatatatatgtaaatcatattagtaattccgtagcttttatttaaggaaagaatacacacttcatatattttaggttaatataatgttctctagtgttatataattatggaataatgtgacaccgttagattaaactatactttatattagatgctatagaattttttgaaatgaaatttagaagGTATTTAGAGTGTCACCtaggatttgagttttttttaatgaatacaaaattaagattctaatttttcaaatgcttctcgattaatatataggagataagACGTTGTCCAGGAAAAAAAGAACCAGTAGTAATAATAAGAATTGGACTTTTCacacaaagaaaacaaagtaatacGACCtgccgtcaaaaaaaaaaagaagcaaacgTTTCCTATAAAAAATGGGGGTAAAGAGAGGAAAATGCGAAGAAAGGAGgactctcttgttcttcttctctcctctttATTACAAGTTGTTCACTTCATCACATGCtcctcgtctctctctctcaactaATTCACAAGTTTCAGTTACGCAGCTGCTCAGAGTCTGATCTCATCTCTGTTTTGTCTGTTAAAACAAAAGATCCAGTTTTCATGgaaaattaaatgaaacagTGACGTCTCAGaatcatttcttcttctttgttccCCTACTCTGTTTTTTTCCCTCTtttaaactctcattcatggctCCAAACTCAGTGGCAGTGACAATGGAGAAGCCAGACAACTTCTCTCTATTAGAGATCAACGGCTCAGATCCATCCTCATTCCCTGACAACAAACGCAAATCCATCAGCCCAAAGCAATTCTCATGGTTCATCCTCCTCAAAGCTCACAGACTCGTCTCTTCTCTCTCGTGGCTCTTCGCCTCGGTCAAAAAGCGTCTCGCTTTCTCCTCCAAAGCCataaacgaagaagaagatccaAAAAGCAGAGGAAAACAAATGTACAGATTCATCAAAGCCTGTCTTGTCATCTCCATAGTCGCCTTGTTAATAGAAATCGTCGCTTATTACAAGAACTGGAATCTAGATCTCGTGAACCGACCGTCCTGGGAGGTTCGTGGGCTTGTCGAGTGGTCTTACGTGGCTTGGCTCTCGTTTCGATCCGATTACATCGCTCCTATTGTCATCACTCTCTCCAAGTTCTGCACTGTCCTCTTCTTGATCCAGTCTCTTGATCGGTTGGTCCTCTGTCTCGGTTGCTTCTGGATCAAGTTCAAGAAGATCGAACCTAAGCTCAAAGACGATGAGCTCGATCTAGAAGACGCATCAAACTTCCCAATGGTCCTTATTCAGATCCCAATGTGCAATGAAAGAGAGGTAAACTATAAACATACTCTGTTTTTTGCTCTGTTTTACTCtgtttttgctctgtttttacTCTGTTTTGTGTTCTGTTCTGTAACTGTTGTGTTATGTTCTTTGTAGGTGTATGAACAATCAATAGGAGCAGCATCACAGCTTGATTGGCCGAAGGATAGGATCTTGATTCAAGTTCTTGACGATTCAGACGATCCAAACTTACAGCTTCTGATCAAGGAAGAAGTAGCTGCTTGGGCAGAGAAAGGAGTGAACATTATCTACAGGCATAGGTTGATCAGAACTGGTTACAAAGCTGGGAATCTAAAGTCTGCAATGACATGTGATTACGTTAAAGATTACGAGTTCGTTACTATTTTCGACGCAGACTTTACGCCAAGTCCTGATTTCCTCAAGAAGACTATTCCTCATTTCAAGGTAAACCAATCAATCACACTCAATCTATTCTAACTACAAAAggaaattttttgtttgaagtttCGTAATTTACGATGATGTTTGAAGAAAATTTAGTGAAAAGATTTTACTGTTTTTACAATGTGTTTTTAATGGGAATATAATTTTCCAATTATACTCATCACCGACAGTTGTCtcaaattttttattctatttttttcggTGGGTCATGTTGAGAGTAGCCgacaaatataatagtataaagTTGTAGGAAAAGTTGTATGTTATGTTATGTATGAAATCAAAGTAACCGACAAAACTAATTTACAAAAATCAACACGTCGTTGGATGATTTTCACATCATGATTCTACAGAATTAGACTAgttgaacctaatcttgactcagtatattttgtagtaaaataatattttaatgaagtAACCGACAAAACTAATTTACAAAAATCAACACGTCGTTGGATGATTTTCACATCATGATTCTACAGAATTAGACTAgttgaacctaatcttgactcagtatattttgtagtaaaataatattttaatcatcaTTTTTGTAAGCTGTAAACAGAGTCAAGATTAGGTTTATATGATAAAGTACTATTTTGAAAACGGttcgtattttatattttaaataaaaaaataaatattttagtttgcaAAACTGGAgtttattacttaaaaacatatattaattgtGTTTAGCATATGAAAATGAAACAATCATCAAGAAGCTAAAAAGAGTGTGTTGTGTTGTTCAGGGGAATCCAGAGCTAGGATTAGTCCAAGCAAGGTGGTCCTTTGTGAACAAAGACGAGAATCTCCTGACAAGGCTGCAAAACATAAACCTATGTTTCCACTTCGAAGTAGAACAGCAAGTGAACGGAGTGTTTCTCAACTTCTTTGGTTTCAACGGAACCGCAGGAGTCTGGAGGATCAAAGCATTGGAAGAATCAGGAGGGTGGCTCGAGAGAACAACGGTTGAAGACATGGATATCGCGGTTAGAGCGCATCTCAACGGTTGGAAATTCATTTACCTCAATGACGTTGAAGTCACTTGCGAGTTGCCTGAGTCTTATGAAGCTTACAAGAAGCAGCAACATCGTTGGCATTCCGGTCCTATGCAACTTTTCCGGTTATGCCTTCCTTCAATCATCAAATCAAAggtaaataaaactaaaattcaaCTTCTAGTTATAACTAAATGTTTAAGACTTGAAACAATTACTAAATAATACATCTTTTTTTAATCGATTTGGAAACCGaattatatatactaatattttagaGTCATAGGCGAATGTTTCATCTCGCTATGTTTAGAACCGGCTATGAACATGAATAAGACTGAATTGTTTGATTTTCcggtttttgattttgcagatATCAGTAGGGAAGAAGGCAAATTtgatcttcctcttctttcttctaAGGAAGCTTATTCTACCCTTTTACTCATTCACACTCTTCTGCATCATACTTCCATTAACAATGTTCATACCTGAAGCCGAGCTTCCTTTGTGGATCATTTGTTACGTTCCCATCTTCATTTCACTTCTCAACATTCTTCCCTCACCCAAATCTTTCCCTTTCTTGATCCCTTACCTCCTTTTCGAAAACACAATGTCCATAACCAAGTTCAACGCCATGATCTCCGGGTTGTTCCAGCTTGGATCGGCTTACGAGTGGGTTGTGACCAAAAAGACTGGGAGATCATCTGAATCCGACTTGCTAGCGTTTGCCgaaaaggaagagaagttgCATAGGAGAAACTCGGAGTCAGGTTTGGAGCTTCTGAGCAAACTCAAGGAGCAAGAGATGAATCTTGCGGTACAAGAAACCCCGAAGAAGAGCATTGGAGGGCTAGTGAGGCCGAGTAACAAGATCAAGAAGAGGAACATGGTGTTTAAGAAAGAGCTAGGGCTTGCGTTCTTGCTTCTAACCGCAGCTGCAAGGAGCTTTCTGTCAGCGCATGGTCTTCACTTCTACTTCTTGCTGTTTCAGGGACTGTCTTTCTTGGTTGTAGGGTTGGATTTGATCGGAGAACAGATCAACTAGACACACACAACATAAAGACAGAGAAGAAGGGAGATAAACCCGTTTATATTcgtctatttttttgtttgttttttaaattcttttccCTTTCTTACATGCGGGttttatacataattttcaaaaaacttaTAATGTCCAGTTTCAGATAAATGAGTGAAACGATTAATTTGTTATATAATATTGGCCTAAGGGTTAACAATCATATGGCTCTTAGGTGTTATGTACAAAGAGTGGTTTAAGATTCTGCTATCGATCAGACTGAGATGGGGTTTGCTAAACATATTTACCATAATCGTTTTGGAAATTTATTCACTAATGATGCTTAAGTTTTCCTAGGAAAGTCTTGCTAAACCTATTGGTTTAACATACATGAAGAAGCTTCAGAACAAATGAAATTAAAGCAATCAAAGGTAGTataatactttaatttttttggtgtgAAATTAAAGCAATCAAAGTAGTATAATACTTTAATTTTTCTGGTTATCTTagtattaattataatttatttacctaAATAAGATAGGaaaaatgtaatattagtttattttcttttaaggatttcttttgctttttatggattcaaaagaaaataggCCCCAAACGGGCCTAGAAACATCTAAACCGCGTTCTATCTAATTATTAAAACTTTCCcactcgaaaaaaaaaaatctaaataaggaaaaaaacaagaatTGTCAAACAGAGGAAGAAACCAACTTGGAGAACGCTGGCTTTGCCTTCAAGTCAGACCCAgcttctctatatatatatctttctcTACATTCATACGGTTCTCAGAATAAAAAACTAACCAATTTCGAAGGAcaagaataataataagaagaagaagaaaagctatggcaggaggaggaggaggaacagAAGCGTTTCCTGATCTTGGAGAGCATTGCCAAAACCCTGACTGCAAACTCCTCGACTTTCTCCCTTTCACTTGTGACGGCTGCAAATTGGTATACTTTCCCCGAAAGTTccacctttctctttttcttttcctgcAAGAATctttcaattaatgtttttaaaat includes:
- the LOC111207839 gene encoding xyloglucan glycosyltransferase 4, yielding MAPNSVAVTMEKPDNFSLLEINGSDPSSFPDNKRKSISPKQFSWFILLKAHRLVSSLSWLFASVKKRLAFSSKAINEEEDPKSRGKQMYRFIKACLVISIVALLIEIVAYYKNWNLDLVNRPSWEVRGLVEWSYVAWLSFRSDYIAPIVITLSKFCTVLFLIQSLDRLVLCLGCFWIKFKKIEPKLKDDELDLEDASNFPMVLIQIPMCNEREVYEQSIGAASQLDWPKDRILIQVLDDSDDPNLQLLIKEEVAAWAEKGVNIIYRHRLIRTGYKAGNLKSAMTCDYVKDYEFVTIFDADFTPSPDFLKKTIPHFKGNPELGLVQARWSFVNKDENLLTRLQNINLCFHFEVEQQVNGVFLNFFGFNGTAGVWRIKALEESGGWLERTTVEDMDIAVRAHLNGWKFIYLNDVEVTCELPESYEAYKKQQHRWHSGPMQLFRLCLPSIIKSKISVGKKANLIFLFFLLRKLILPFYSFTLFCIILPLTMFIPEAELPLWIICYVPIFISLLNILPSPKSFPFLIPYLLFENTMSITKFNAMISGLFQLGSAYEWVVTKKTGRSSESDLLAFAEKEEKLHRRNSESGLELLSKLKEQEMNLAVQETPKKSIGGLVRPSNKIKKRNMVFKKELGLAFLLLTAAARSFLSAHGLHFYFLLFQGLSFLVVGLDLIGEQIN